A stretch of Crossiella cryophila DNA encodes these proteins:
- a CDS encoding AAA family ATPase: MTPSTQPAALSGHQFGEDGTTVNSRESGGGLPELHATASRIAANVERVLVGKPEVVRIALVTLLAEGHLLVEDVPGVGKTSLAKALARSIDCSVSRIQFTPDLLPSDITGVSIFNRQNSEFEFRPGPVFANIVVGDEINRASPKTQSALLECMEEHQVTVDGRSYELDSPFMVIATQNPVEMEGTYALPEAQRDRFTARVSIGYPDPQAELAMVDEHAGHDPMSDLKPVSDAERVRQLVATVRGVHLSPEIRRYSVELVSATRRLPELRLGASPRSTLHLVRAARAQAALSGREFVVPDDVHAVAVPVLAHRLVLTAEAQAARRSPADLVRGLVQRVPVPQGPAGNQSQQWHAGLRGAR, from the coding sequence GTGACGCCCAGTACCCAGCCCGCCGCGCTATCCGGCCACCAGTTCGGTGAGGACGGGACCACGGTGAACTCGCGCGAGTCGGGCGGCGGACTGCCGGAGCTGCACGCCACCGCGTCGCGGATCGCGGCCAACGTCGAACGGGTGCTGGTCGGCAAACCCGAGGTGGTGCGGATCGCGCTGGTCACCCTGCTCGCCGAAGGCCACCTCCTGGTCGAGGACGTGCCGGGCGTCGGCAAGACCTCGCTGGCCAAGGCACTGGCCAGGTCCATCGACTGCTCGGTCAGCCGCATCCAGTTCACCCCGGACCTGCTGCCCAGCGACATCACCGGCGTGTCCATCTTCAACCGCCAGAACAGCGAGTTCGAGTTCCGGCCCGGCCCGGTCTTCGCCAACATCGTGGTCGGCGACGAGATCAACCGCGCCTCGCCGAAAACCCAGTCCGCCCTGCTGGAATGCATGGAGGAGCACCAGGTCACCGTGGACGGCCGCAGCTACGAGCTGGACTCGCCGTTCATGGTCATCGCCACCCAGAACCCGGTGGAGATGGAGGGCACCTACGCCCTGCCCGAGGCGCAGCGCGACCGGTTCACCGCCAGGGTCTCCATCGGCTACCCCGACCCGCAGGCCGAACTGGCCATGGTCGACGAGCACGCCGGGCACGACCCCATGTCCGACCTCAAGCCCGTCTCCGACGCCGAACGGGTGCGCCAGCTCGTCGCCACCGTTCGTGGAGTACATCTCTCGCCGGAGATCAGGCGTTACAGCGTCGAGCTGGTCTCGGCCACCCGCCGCCTGCCCGAGCTGCGCCTTGGCGCCTCGCCGCGCTCCACCCTGCACCTGGTGCGGGCCGCGCGGGCGCAGGCGGCGCTGTCCGGGCGCGAGTTCGTGGTGCCCGACGACGTGCACGCGGTCGCCGTGCCGGTGCTCGCGCACCGCCTGGTGCTCACCGCCGAGGCCCAGGCCGCCCGCCGCTCGCCTGCCGACCTGGTCCGCGGACTCGTCCAGCGGGTGCCGGTGCCGCAGGGCCCCGCCGGCAACCAGAGCCAGCAGTGGCACGCCGGCCTGCGCGGAGCCAGGTGA
- a CDS encoding DUF58 domain-containing protein: MGALAGLTTRGRCLLAAGLAAALCALLLDERDLLRIAVFVVALPIIAAVMAANARIGLAALRHLVPDRVQVGTGSEVRLEVRSSGRLPAGGLMLEDGVPYALGNKPRFVVERLPRRSAAVLRYPLQPVMRGVHQLGPLRARVTDPFGLAEFERELGGRSRLVVVPKVMTLNGLPHGSGLGAGDDGAVRLRAGQGEDDAIIRQYRHGDDLRKVHWKSTARRDELMVRVEESPWHGGVSVLLDTRAAAHRGNGPTSSLEWAISLTASICLHLHKHGQHVRLSTEEGVLLAGGSASAGLSDVPVLDALAALHPAHRAQLAVTGDPGAGRELIAVLGDVTPASIAELVRFRPRGVRSLAILLDVNGWASAREDRGNDPADAVRLLNSAGWGAVVARPEQGMAAVWSLLCNTVPERMSSGHVAGAGPW, translated from the coding sequence ATGGGCGCGTTGGCGGGACTGACCACCAGAGGCCGTTGCCTGCTCGCCGCCGGACTCGCCGCCGCCCTGTGCGCGCTGCTGCTCGACGAACGTGACCTGCTGCGGATCGCGGTGTTCGTGGTCGCGTTGCCGATCATCGCCGCGGTGATGGCCGCGAACGCCCGGATCGGCCTGGCCGCGCTGCGCCACCTGGTGCCCGACCGGGTGCAGGTGGGCACCGGCTCCGAGGTCCGGCTGGAAGTGCGCAGCTCGGGACGGCTGCCCGCGGGCGGGCTGATGCTGGAGGACGGCGTGCCCTACGCCCTGGGCAACAAACCCAGGTTCGTGGTGGAACGGCTGCCCCGGCGCAGCGCCGCGGTGCTGCGCTACCCGCTGCAGCCCGTGATGCGTGGCGTGCACCAGCTCGGACCGCTGCGGGCCAGGGTCACCGACCCCTTCGGCCTCGCCGAATTCGAACGCGAACTCGGCGGCCGCAGCCGACTCGTCGTGGTGCCCAAGGTGATGACGCTCAACGGCCTGCCGCACGGCTCCGGCCTGGGCGCCGGTGATGACGGCGCGGTGCGGCTGCGGGCCGGGCAGGGCGAGGACGACGCGATCATCCGGCAGTACCGGCACGGCGACGACCTGCGCAAGGTGCACTGGAAGTCCACCGCGCGCCGGGACGAGCTGATGGTGCGGGTCGAGGAAAGCCCCTGGCACGGCGGGGTTTCCGTGCTGCTGGACACCAGGGCGGCCGCGCACCGCGGCAACGGCCCCACCTCCAGCCTGGAATGGGCGATCTCGCTGACCGCGAGCATCTGCCTGCACCTGCACAAACACGGTCAGCACGTGCGGCTGAGCACCGAGGAGGGCGTGCTGCTGGCCGGTGGCTCCGCCTCGGCCGGGCTCAGCGACGTGCCGGTGCTGGACGCGCTGGCCGCGCTGCACCCGGCGCATCGCGCGCAACTGGCCGTCACCGGCGACCCCGGCGCGGGCCGGGAACTGATCGCGGTGCTCGGCGACGTCACCCCGGCCTCGATAGCCGAACTGGTGCGCTTCCGGCCGCGCGGCGTGCGCAGCCTGGCCATCCTGCTCGACGTCAACGGCTGGGCCAGCGCCCGCGAGGACCGGGGCAACGACCCGGCCGACGCGGTGCGGCTGCTCAACTCAGCGGGCTGGGGCGCGGTGGTGGCCAGGCCCGAACAGGGCATGGCCGCGGTGTGGTCACTGCTGTGCAACACCGTGCCGGAACGGATGTCCAGCGGCCATGTGGCCGGGGCTGGGCCATGGTGA
- a CDS encoding transglutaminase family protein yields the protein MNRRRAVTAPVGWTGPVVPSAAGLAVLTAATSLSGVIDGVRWLVFVAVTVAVIVGTGIALRSVRTPTPLVALGQFAGLLCFLTAVFTRSGILVVLPGPGALGDLLGVLRQAMAQVQSGVPPVTATAAMLCLVCVALGLVAIVVDTLAVAAAAPAASGLVLLCVFAVPASLADELLPWWSFAAGAAGFALLLVIDERQRHRLWRGRLGLPALRSGDGSAPAAAGVAASAVAIALVAGAVLTMVGTAGRLPGGGAADSTASIGLNTFTSLRGQLERDSSIELFRVRGLPEKPPYLRVTTLSKFDTARGFEVDSRLDNQPTRGELAMPPGTTRQRLLAEGRPMQVEIEAIGYLDPWLPVYGVPMQLANISEDWNYDPGAGIVHAPSKRQAGKYLQSAVLPEPSVESMRAAPGGRARTAGLIGERYFEHNVDPQVESLARNITRNAGTDYDKAVAIRHFLAQSGGFKYQLRTAGTGQGDPLVDFLFNGKTGYCEQFASSMAAMLRSVGVPSRVAVGFTPGYNNSGYYSITTNDAHAWVEVFFNGVGWIQFDPTPLPDSRGTANPYEQPNPGAPTSSAIVPSTGRTTTAAPTTTGLPGQNQGDQANKDGNRDDSIVPVWVWFTSGPLALLAMAAAARGAAVTQARRRERRAGVVSGGKEPPELWWGLAALSGGIALLVPLWFLVHPIVWWLLLALGVAAVALAVPSWLRRYLRDRRLHAVALGGPDAAGAAWQELMAASVDRGAAVAGTETVRAAARKLVREHKLDEHGQNGLRTIIGAVERSWYGGTPRPEPELFTAVRQVLESLTANSPLGWRSRLFPPSILRPAR from the coding sequence GTGAACAGGCGAAGGGCGGTGACCGCGCCGGTCGGCTGGACCGGGCCGGTGGTGCCCAGTGCCGCCGGGCTGGCCGTGCTGACCGCGGCCACCTCGTTGTCCGGGGTCATCGACGGCGTGCGCTGGCTGGTGTTCGTCGCGGTCACCGTGGCGGTGATCGTGGGCACCGGCATCGCGCTGCGCTCGGTCCGCACGCCGACGCCGCTGGTCGCGCTCGGCCAGTTCGCCGGCCTGCTGTGCTTCCTCACCGCGGTGTTCACCCGCAGCGGCATCCTGGTCGTGCTGCCGGGGCCGGGCGCGCTCGGCGACCTGCTCGGCGTGCTGCGGCAGGCGATGGCGCAGGTGCAGAGCGGGGTGCCGCCGGTGACCGCCACCGCGGCCATGCTCTGCCTGGTCTGCGTGGCACTGGGCCTGGTCGCGATCGTGGTGGACACCCTCGCGGTGGCCGCCGCCGCGCCAGCGGCCTCCGGGCTGGTGCTGCTGTGCGTGTTCGCGGTGCCCGCCTCACTGGCCGACGAACTGCTGCCCTGGTGGTCCTTCGCGGCCGGCGCGGCCGGATTCGCGCTGCTGCTGGTCATCGACGAACGGCAGCGGCACCGGCTGTGGCGGGGCAGGCTCGGCCTGCCGGCGCTGCGCTCCGGGGACGGCTCGGCGCCCGCGGCCGCCGGCGTCGCCGCCTCCGCGGTGGCGATCGCGCTGGTGGCGGGTGCGGTGCTGACCATGGTCGGCACCGCGGGCCGGCTGCCCGGCGGCGGTGCGGCCGACTCCACCGCCTCCATCGGACTCAACACGTTCACCTCGCTGCGCGGCCAGCTCGAACGCGACAGCAGCATCGAGCTGTTCCGGGTCCGCGGCCTGCCGGAGAAGCCGCCGTACCTGCGGGTGACCACGCTGAGCAAGTTCGACACCGCACGCGGCTTCGAGGTGGACAGCAGGCTGGACAACCAGCCCACCCGCGGCGAACTGGCCATGCCGCCGGGCACCACCCGGCAGCGGCTGCTCGCCGAGGGCAGGCCGATGCAGGTGGAGATCGAGGCGATCGGCTACCTGGACCCGTGGCTGCCGGTCTACGGCGTGCCCATGCAGCTGGCCAACATCTCCGAGGACTGGAACTACGACCCGGGCGCGGGCATCGTGCACGCCCCCAGCAAGCGGCAGGCCGGGAAGTACCTGCAGTCCGCGGTGCTGCCCGAACCCAGCGTCGAGTCCATGCGGGCCGCGCCCGGCGGCCGGGCCCGCACCGCGGGGCTCATCGGCGAGCGCTACTTCGAGCACAACGTGGATCCGCAGGTCGAATCGCTGGCCCGCAACATCACCCGCAACGCGGGCACCGACTACGACAAGGCCGTCGCGATCCGCCACTTCCTGGCGCAGAGCGGCGGGTTCAAGTACCAGCTGCGCACCGCGGGCACCGGCCAGGGCGACCCGCTGGTGGACTTCCTGTTCAACGGCAAGACCGGCTACTGCGAGCAGTTCGCCTCCTCGATGGCGGCCATGCTGCGCTCGGTGGGCGTGCCGTCCAGGGTCGCGGTCGGGTTCACCCCCGGCTACAACAACAGCGGCTACTACTCGATCACCACCAACGACGCGCACGCCTGGGTCGAGGTGTTCTTCAACGGCGTCGGCTGGATCCAGTTCGACCCGACCCCGCTGCCGGACAGCCGCGGCACCGCGAACCCCTACGAACAGCCCAACCCCGGCGCGCCGACCAGCTCGGCGATCGTCCCGTCCACCGGCCGCACCACCACCGCCGCGCCGACCACCACCGGGCTCCCCGGCCAGAACCAGGGCGATCAGGCGAACAAGGACGGCAACCGCGACGACAGCATCGTGCCGGTGTGGGTCTGGTTCACCTCCGGCCCACTGGCCCTGCTGGCCATGGCCGCCGCCGCCCGCGGCGCCGCGGTCACCCAGGCCCGCAGGCGGGAGCGACGGGCCGGGGTGGTCTCCGGCGGCAAGGAACCACCGGAACTGTGGTGGGGCCTGGCCGCGCTGAGCGGCGGGATCGCGCTGCTGGTGCCGCTGTGGTTCCTGGTCCACCCGATCGTGTGGTGGCTGCTGCTGGCCCTCGGCGTGGCCGCGGTCGCACTGGCGGTGCCGTCCTGGCTGCGCCGGTACCTGCGGGACCGGCGGCTGCACGCGGTCGCCCTCGGCGGCCCGGACGCGGCAGGCGCGGCCTGGCAGGAACTGATGGCCGCCTCGGTGGACCGGGGCGCGGCGGTGGCCGGCACCGAGACGGTGCGCGCGGCCGCGCGGAAGCTGGTACGCGAGCACAAACTGGACGAACACGGCCAGAACGGCCTGCGCACGATCATCGGCGCGGTGGAGCGCTCCTGGTACGGCGGCACCCCCCGCCCGGAACCGGAACTGTTCACCGCCGTCCGCCAGGTCCTGGAAAGCCTCACCGCCAACTCACCCCTCGGCTGGCGCTCCCGCCTCTTCCCCCCGTCCATCCTCCGCCCCGCCCGCTGA
- a CDS encoding response regulator, with product MRVVLAEDLYLLRDGLTHLLTAHGFEVVAAVETGPELRAALTEHRPDVAVVDVRLPPTQTDEGLQVALAARTETPGLPILVLSQHVQQLYARELLADGTGAIGYLLKDRVFNAEQFVDALRRVAAGGTVMDPEVIAKLLDSSPRRSGVDRLTPREREVLELMAEGRSNAAIAQRLFVSEGAVGKHTASIFGKLELAPSDDDNRRVLAVLAYLHGTTGG from the coding sequence GTGCGCGTTGTCCTCGCCGAGGACCTCTACCTCCTCCGAGACGGCCTGACCCACCTGCTCACCGCACACGGTTTCGAGGTGGTCGCCGCGGTGGAGACCGGCCCCGAACTGCGTGCCGCGCTCACCGAGCACCGCCCGGACGTGGCCGTGGTCGACGTCCGGCTGCCGCCCACCCAGACCGACGAGGGCCTGCAGGTCGCACTGGCCGCCCGCACCGAGACGCCGGGACTGCCGATCCTGGTGCTCTCCCAGCACGTGCAACAGCTCTACGCCAGGGAACTGCTGGCCGACGGCACCGGCGCGATCGGCTACCTGCTCAAGGACCGGGTGTTCAACGCCGAACAGTTCGTGGACGCCCTGCGCCGGGTCGCCGCCGGTGGCACCGTGATGGACCCGGAGGTCATCGCGAAGCTGCTGGACAGCTCGCCGCGCCGCTCCGGCGTGGACCGGCTGACCCCGCGCGAACGCGAGGTGCTGGAGCTGATGGCCGAGGGCCGGTCCAACGCCGCCATCGCCCAGCGCCTGTTCGTCAGCGAGGGCGCGGTCGGCAAACACACCGCGAGCATCTTCGGCAAGCTCGAACTGGCCCCGTCCGACGACGACAACCGCCGGGTGCTGGCCGTGCTCGCCTACCTGCACGGCACGACCGGGGGCTGA
- a CDS encoding sensor histidine kinase, translating into MGREYVTALGRALRLLGLAVAGLAVLLFGLMCFLPAMAGLIFYYGWGLRNCRPFLNRVRAVVGQWSGTEIAPPYRPRPPLPERDADGLYRLGDSLYRSRRRLVFQHNLAWVSDDPATWRDLRWLLINPVLAPLTALATVLVGPRALRVYSWWTARTLGVHRPSGQNRFLRWLIHGWELSWRGFLLGLLALVGLPILVANLLGFLVYHVLGMWQFWWPPLVEYTRQFVELHRRLLRDWVGIEIPDPYLPAPLPPLPESDGKFRFNNQFFSTPQPVRRMRRYVWVMTDRASWRDLLWLLVNGILAPVLVILPPLVAAGAFLLGVWLPVIISPIVSLFMGREMLPTMYGWMPLDPVPTTLFRTLGPLIGLPLSVFAVYAGVRLVTVYGRWCALLLAPTRAALLAQRVRRLTESRTEAVDGQAAELRRIERDLHDGAQARLVALGLSLGTAKALVDTDPARAKEMLDQALASSSAALTELRELVAGIHPPVLAERGLADALRSVALDAALPVRLTGSLPGRFAPPVESAAYFAVCELMTNAIRHAGADTVVVHLVYSADTLRISVVDNGCGGADPAGGSGLRGIRRRLGAFDGQLILDSPPGGPTTVSLEIPCALSSPRTSTSSETA; encoded by the coding sequence ATGGGCCGCGAGTACGTCACCGCACTCGGCCGCGCGCTCCGGCTGCTCGGGCTCGCGGTGGCTGGGCTGGCGGTGCTGCTGTTCGGGCTGATGTGTTTCCTGCCCGCGATGGCCGGGCTGATCTTCTACTACGGCTGGGGGCTGCGGAACTGCCGCCCGTTCCTCAACCGGGTGCGGGCGGTGGTGGGTCAGTGGTCCGGGACCGAGATCGCACCGCCGTACCGGCCGCGACCGCCGCTGCCCGAACGGGACGCCGACGGGCTCTACCGGCTGGGCGACAGCCTCTACCGGTCCCGGCGCCGGCTGGTCTTCCAGCACAACCTGGCCTGGGTGTCAGACGATCCGGCCACCTGGCGGGACCTGCGCTGGCTGCTGATCAACCCGGTGCTCGCCCCGCTCACCGCGCTGGCCACGGTGCTCGTGGGGCCGCGTGCACTCCGGGTATACAGCTGGTGGACCGCACGTACGCTCGGTGTGCACCGGCCGTCCGGCCAGAATCGGTTCCTGCGCTGGCTGATCCACGGCTGGGAGCTGTCCTGGCGTGGCTTCCTGCTCGGGCTGCTCGCCCTGGTGGGACTGCCGATCCTGGTGGCCAACCTGCTCGGCTTCCTCGTCTACCACGTGCTGGGCATGTGGCAGTTCTGGTGGCCGCCGCTGGTGGAGTACACCCGGCAGTTCGTCGAGCTGCACCGCAGGCTGCTGCGGGACTGGGTGGGCATCGAGATCCCGGACCCGTACCTGCCCGCCCCGCTGCCGCCGCTGCCGGAGTCCGACGGCAAGTTCCGCTTCAACAACCAGTTCTTCAGCACCCCGCAGCCGGTGCGCCGGATGCGCCGCTACGTCTGGGTGATGACCGACCGGGCGAGCTGGCGGGACCTGCTGTGGCTGCTGGTCAACGGCATCCTCGCCCCGGTGCTGGTGATCCTGCCGCCGCTGGTGGCCGCGGGCGCCTTCCTGCTCGGGGTCTGGCTGCCGGTGATCATCTCGCCGATCGTCTCGCTGTTCATGGGGCGGGAGATGCTGCCCACGATGTACGGCTGGATGCCGCTGGATCCGGTGCCCACCACGTTGTTCCGCACGCTCGGCCCACTGATCGGCCTGCCGCTCTCGGTATTCGCCGTGTATGCCGGGGTCCGGCTGGTCACGGTCTACGGCCGGTGGTGCGCGCTGCTGCTCGCGCCGACCAGGGCGGCGCTGCTGGCCCAGCGGGTGCGCAGGCTGACCGAGAGCCGCACCGAGGCGGTGGACGGCCAGGCCGCCGAACTGCGCCGGATCGAACGCGATCTGCACGACGGCGCGCAGGCGAGACTGGTCGCGCTCGGCCTGAGCCTGGGCACGGCCAAGGCGCTGGTGGACACCGATCCGGCGCGGGCCAAGGAGATGCTGGACCAGGCGCTGGCCTCCTCCTCGGCCGCGCTGACCGAACTGCGTGAGCTGGTGGCAGGCATCCACCCGCCGGTGCTGGCCGAACGCGGCCTGGCCGACGCCCTGCGCTCGGTCGCCCTGGACGCCGCGCTGCCGGTGCGGCTGACGGGGTCGCTGCCCGGCCGGTTCGCGCCGCCGGTGGAGTCGGCCGCCTACTTCGCGGTGTGCGAGCTGATGACCAACGCGATCCGGCACGCTGGCGCGGACACCGTCGTCGTACATCTTGTATACAGCGCGGATACCTTGCGTATCAGCGTGGTGGACAACGGGTGTGGCGGCGCGGACCCGGCAGGTGGCAGCGGGTTGCGGGGCATCCGGCGGCGACTGGGAGCATTCGACGGTCAGCTCATCCTGGACAGCCCGCCGGGCGGTCCCACGACGGTCAGCCTGGAGATCCCGTGCGCGTTGTCCTCGCCGAGGACCTCTACCTCCTCCGAGACGGCCTGA
- a CDS encoding ABC transporter ATP-binding protein produces the protein MPVIEVANLHKRYGERVAVAEVSFHVERGEIFGILGRNGAGKTTTVECLTGLRTPDGGRLRVLGLDPALDGARLRQRVGVQLQEAALPDKLRVGEAVELYASFYPAPADPAELLDTLGLTEHRRTPFKKLSGGQKQRLSIALALIGNPEVAVLDELTTGLDPQARRDTWRLIEQVRDRGVTILLVTHFMAEAERLCDRLAVIEAGRVLAVDSPAGLVSTVDSEQRITFRINGVLPEQALRALPEVTALSIRRDGITLSGKGNLLNAVVTTLSAHQLTPLDLSIERSTLDDAFLALTGAALTDEQNGSTR, from the coding sequence ATGCCGGTCATCGAGGTCGCGAACCTGCACAAGAGGTACGGCGAGAGGGTCGCGGTCGCGGAGGTGTCCTTCCACGTCGAACGCGGGGAGATCTTCGGGATCCTGGGCCGCAACGGCGCGGGCAAGACCACCACGGTGGAGTGCCTGACCGGGTTGCGGACCCCGGACGGCGGCCGGTTGCGGGTGCTGGGCCTGGACCCGGCCCTGGACGGCGCGCGGCTGCGCCAGCGGGTCGGCGTGCAGCTCCAGGAGGCGGCGCTGCCGGACAAACTCCGGGTCGGCGAGGCGGTCGAGCTGTACGCCTCCTTCTACCCCGCCCCGGCGGATCCGGCCGAGCTGCTGGACACCCTGGGCCTGACCGAGCACCGCCGCACCCCGTTCAAGAAGCTCTCCGGCGGTCAGAAGCAGCGGCTGTCCATCGCGCTGGCGCTGATCGGCAACCCGGAGGTCGCGGTGCTGGACGAGCTGACCACCGGCCTGGACCCGCAGGCCCGCCGGGACACCTGGCGGCTGATCGAGCAGGTCCGCGACCGCGGCGTCACCATCCTGCTGGTCACCCACTTCATGGCCGAGGCGGAACGACTCTGCGACCGGCTCGCGGTGATCGAGGCGGGCCGGGTGCTCGCGGTGGACAGCCCGGCCGGACTCGTGTCCACTGTGGACAGTGAGCAGCGAATCACCTTCCGGATCAACGGCGTACTCCCGGAGCAGGCACTGCGCGCCCTGCCCGAGGTGACCGCACTGTCCATCCGGCGCGACGGGATCACCCTGTCCGGCAAGGGAAATCTGCTCAACGCGGTGGTCACCACGCTGTCCGCACACCAGCTCACCCCACTGGACCTGAGCATCGAGCGGTCCACTTTGGACGATGCCTTCCTGGCGCTGACCGGCGCCGCCCTCACCGACGAGCAGAACGGAAGCACCCGATGA
- a CDS encoding ABC transporter permease, with protein MTALTRLSATELRLFLRDPAAVVLSLGLGPILLIVFGSIPFFREPQAAYGGARIVDFYLPTLISMSVAMIGLSLLSGSLANYRELGVLRRLATTPVPPVRLLTAQLLVHLLMVTVSLVLLIGLGKVVADVPLPGNPVAFALSFLLATLAVFGIGLLIAALAPTTKSAQGIGTVAFFPLMFLAGLWTPGPLMPELVRRIGEFSPIGAGTQAMQAAWSGGWPNPLHLLVAAGFAAAALFGATKLFRWQ; from the coding sequence ATGACCGCCCTGACCCGCCTGAGCGCCACCGAACTGCGCCTGTTCCTGCGTGACCCGGCCGCCGTTGTGCTCAGCCTCGGCCTGGGCCCGATCCTGCTGATCGTGTTCGGCTCGATCCCGTTCTTCCGCGAACCACAGGCGGCCTACGGTGGCGCCCGGATCGTGGACTTCTACCTGCCCACGCTGATCTCGATGTCGGTGGCCATGATCGGCCTGAGCCTGCTCTCCGGCAGCCTGGCCAACTACCGCGAACTGGGGGTGCTGCGTCGCCTGGCCACCACCCCGGTGCCGCCGGTCCGGCTGCTGACCGCGCAGCTGCTGGTGCACCTGCTGATGGTGACGGTGTCCCTGGTGCTGCTGATCGGGCTGGGCAAGGTCGTCGCGGACGTCCCGCTGCCCGGCAACCCGGTCGCCTTCGCACTGTCCTTCCTGCTGGCCACGCTGGCCGTCTTCGGCATCGGCCTGCTGATCGCCGCGCTCGCGCCGACCACCAAGTCGGCGCAGGGCATCGGCACGGTGGCGTTCTTCCCGCTGATGTTCCTGGCCGGGCTGTGGACGCCCGGTCCGCTGATGCCGGAGCTGGTCCGCCGGATCGGCGAGTTCAGCCCGATCGGCGCTGGCACCCAGGCCATGCAGGCGGCCTGGTCCGGCGGCTGGCCCAATCCTTTGCACCTGCTGGTGGCGGCCGGATTCGCGGCCGCGGCCCTGTTCGGTGCAACGAAATTGTTCCGCTGGCAGTGA